From Lysinibacillus sp. SGAir0095, the proteins below share one genomic window:
- a CDS encoding gamma carbonic anhydrase family protein has product MIYPFKDKIPKIDPSVYIADNAVVTGDVRIEEESTIWFNTVIRGDVAQTIIGKRCSIQDLSCIHQSPNNPVIIEDEVTVGHQVTLHGCVIRKRALIGMGSIILDGAEIGEGAFIGAGSLVPPGKKIPPYSLAMGRPAKVVREVTAEDREDMDRIIREYVEKGQIYKSLQL; this is encoded by the coding sequence ATGATTTACCCTTTTAAAGACAAAATTCCTAAAATAGACCCATCTGTGTATATTGCGGATAATGCTGTGGTTACAGGTGATGTGAGGATAGAGGAAGAATCTACTATCTGGTTTAATACTGTCATTCGTGGAGATGTTGCACAAACAATTATAGGTAAACGATGTAGTATACAAGACTTGAGCTGTATTCATCAAAGTCCGAATAATCCGGTAATTATTGAAGATGAAGTAACTGTAGGACACCAAGTTACTTTACATGGATGCGTTATTCGAAAAAGAGCTTTAATTGGAATGGGTTCAATCATTTTGGATGGAGCAGAAATTGGAGAAGGTGCATTTATTGGAGCAGGCAGCCTTGTCCCACCAGGTAAAAAAATACCTCCGTATAGCTTGGCAATGGGCAGACCAGCCAAGGTAGTACGTGAAGTAACAGCTGAAGATCGAGAGGATATGGATCGAATCATTCGCGAATATGTAGAAAAAGGACAAATTTACAAATCACTTCAACTATAG
- a CDS encoding class I SAM-dependent methyltransferase, with translation MKLQRVLQYAQHLLMQSIEEGEIAVDGTAGNGHDTLFLSQLVGENGHVYAFDVQQQAVDATLNRLTEHRVTNTTVILDGHEKVANYIQQEIAGAVFNLGYLPGADHTIITQGNTTVVAIEQLLQLLKVGGIIVLVIYHGHEGGKKERDDVLQFVSSLSQKHVHVLRYEFINQKNDPPFIVALEKVKLFQK, from the coding sequence ATGAAGCTACAACGAGTATTACAATATGCTCAACACCTCCTTATGCAGTCAATTGAAGAAGGCGAAATTGCCGTGGATGGTACTGCCGGTAACGGGCATGATACATTATTCTTATCACAGCTTGTTGGAGAAAATGGACATGTCTATGCATTTGACGTTCAGCAGCAAGCAGTAGATGCTACCTTAAATCGATTAACCGAACATCGTGTGACAAATACAACTGTTATTTTGGATGGTCACGAAAAGGTTGCAAATTATATTCAGCAAGAGATTGCCGGCGCCGTTTTTAACCTCGGTTATTTACCAGGTGCTGACCATACGATTATTACTCAAGGAAATACTACAGTTGTTGCCATCGAACAATTGCTTCAGCTTCTAAAGGTTGGCGGCATTATTGTTCTGGTGATTTATCACGGGCATGAGGGCGGAAAAAAAGAACGCGATGATGTATTGCAATTCGTCAGCTCTCTCTCTCAAAAACATGTACATGTTTTGCGATATGAATTTATTAATCAAAAAAATGACCCGCCTTTTATTGTAGCACTTGAAAAAGTTAAACTTTTTCAAAAATAA
- the leuS gene encoding leucine--tRNA ligase, translating into MSFNHQQIEKKWQQYWLENKSFKTLDDTSKPKFYALDMFPYPSGAGLHVGHPEGYTATDILSRFKRMQGYDVLHPMGWDAFGLPAEQYALDTGNDPAEFTEKNIATFKRQIQELGFSYDWDREINTTDPGYYKWTQWIFTKLVEMDLAYVDEIPVNWCPALGTVLANEEVIDGKSERGGHPVERRPMRQWVLRITKYADRLLDDLEEVDWPESIKDMQRNWIGRSEGAQVKFTVAGTKDQFEVFTTRPDTLFGATYCVLAPEHKLVSEITTADQREAVEAYLEKVKMKSDLERTDLAKEKTGVFTGAFAINPINGKEIPIWIADYVLASYGTGAIMAVPAHDERDYEFAKEFGLEIIPVLEGGDIEKEAFTGDGEHINSDFLDGLNKVDGITNAIKWLETNGVGEKKVTYRLRDWLFSRQRYWGEPIPVIHWEDGTMTTIPVNELPLELPKTTNIRPSGTGESPLANIDEWVNVVDPVTGKKGRRETNTMPQWAGSSWYFLRYIDPNNNEAIADEELLKRWLPVDIYIGGAEHAVLHLLYARFWHKVLYDLGVVPTKEPFQKLFNQGMILGEGNEKMSKSKGNVVNPDDIVETHGADTLRLYEMFMGPLDASVAWSTNGLDGARRFLDRIWRLYTTEEGALSEKVQTSSDTTLEKSYHQTVKKVTDDYEHLRFNTAISQMMVFINDCYKAQSFPTDYAEGFVKLLAPIAPHVAEELWEILGHTGTLTYEEWPTFDESKLVDDEVEVVVQVNGKLRAKVKVAKDVSREQLEEIAKVDEKVLEFTEGKQIVKVIAVPGKLVNIVVK; encoded by the coding sequence ATGAGTTTTAATCATCAACAAATCGAAAAAAAATGGCAACAATATTGGTTGGAAAATAAATCGTTCAAAACTTTAGACGATACATCAAAGCCAAAATTCTATGCATTGGATATGTTCCCATATCCATCAGGAGCAGGTTTACACGTTGGTCACCCAGAAGGTTATACAGCAACTGATATTTTATCGCGTTTTAAACGTATGCAAGGGTACGATGTGCTACATCCAATGGGGTGGGATGCATTTGGATTGCCAGCTGAGCAATATGCACTAGATACGGGAAATGATCCAGCTGAATTTACAGAAAAAAATATTGCTACATTCAAGCGTCAAATTCAGGAATTAGGTTTCTCTTATGATTGGGATCGTGAAATCAATACAACAGATCCTGGCTATTATAAGTGGACACAATGGATTTTTACGAAGCTTGTTGAAATGGATTTAGCTTATGTAGATGAAATTCCTGTAAACTGGTGTCCAGCATTAGGAACTGTACTTGCGAATGAAGAAGTAATCGATGGGAAATCAGAACGTGGTGGCCACCCAGTTGAGCGTCGACCAATGCGTCAGTGGGTGCTGCGTATTACAAAATATGCAGATCGCCTATTAGATGATTTAGAAGAAGTAGATTGGCCAGAGTCCATCAAAGATATGCAACGTAACTGGATTGGCCGTTCTGAAGGGGCACAAGTGAAATTTACTGTTGCTGGTACGAAAGACCAGTTCGAAGTCTTTACAACGCGACCAGATACTTTATTTGGTGCAACGTATTGCGTACTTGCACCAGAGCATAAATTGGTAAGTGAAATCACAACTGCAGATCAACGTGAAGCAGTAGAAGCCTATCTAGAAAAAGTGAAAATGAAATCTGACTTGGAACGTACAGATTTAGCAAAAGAAAAAACGGGTGTATTTACAGGTGCATTTGCTATAAATCCAATTAACGGAAAAGAAATTCCAATCTGGATTGCAGACTATGTATTAGCATCTTATGGTACTGGTGCAATTATGGCGGTACCTGCTCATGATGAGCGTGACTATGAGTTCGCAAAAGAATTCGGTCTAGAAATCATTCCGGTTCTTGAAGGTGGAGATATTGAAAAAGAAGCCTTCACGGGTGACGGAGAACATATTAACTCTGACTTTTTAGATGGTTTAAATAAAGTAGATGGAATTACGAATGCCATTAAATGGCTTGAAACAAATGGTGTGGGTGAAAAGAAAGTTACGTATCGTTTACGAGACTGGCTATTCTCGCGTCAACGTTATTGGGGTGAACCGATTCCAGTAATTCATTGGGAAGATGGCACAATGACGACAATTCCAGTAAATGAATTACCATTGGAATTACCGAAAACTACAAATATTCGACCTTCGGGGACTGGTGAATCCCCATTGGCAAATATTGACGAATGGGTTAATGTAGTTGATCCTGTAACAGGGAAAAAAGGCCGCCGTGAAACAAACACAATGCCACAATGGGCAGGCTCGAGTTGGTACTTCCTAAGATATATCGATCCAAATAATAATGAAGCGATTGCAGACGAAGAATTATTAAAACGCTGGTTGCCGGTTGATATTTATATTGGTGGTGCAGAGCATGCAGTTCTTCACTTGTTGTACGCTCGTTTCTGGCATAAAGTACTTTATGATTTAGGTGTTGTACCAACGAAAGAACCATTCCAAAAATTATTCAACCAAGGAATGATTTTAGGTGAAGGTAATGAAAAAATGTCTAAATCAAAAGGAAATGTTGTAAATCCTGATGATATCGTTGAAACGCATGGTGCAGATACTCTTCGTTTATATGAAATGTTCATGGGGCCATTGGATGCATCGGTTGCATGGTCAACAAACGGGCTGGATGGTGCACGTCGTTTCTTAGACCGCATTTGGCGTCTGTATACGACTGAAGAAGGTGCTTTATCTGAAAAAGTACAAACGAGCTCAGACACAACACTTGAAAAATCGTATCACCAAACAGTGAAGAAAGTAACAGATGATTACGAGCATCTTCGCTTTAATACAGCCATTTCTCAAATGATGGTATTTATCAATGATTGCTATAAAGCGCAAAGTTTCCCAACTGATTATGCAGAAGGTTTTGTTAAGCTATTAGCTCCAATTGCACCACATGTTGCGGAAGAGCTTTGGGAAATCCTTGGTCACACAGGAACCCTTACTTATGAAGAGTGGCCAACATTCGATGAGTCAAAACTTGTAGACGATGAAGTAGAAGTAGTCGTTCAAGTGAATGGTAAATTGCGTGCTAAAGTAAAAGTAGCAAAAGATGTATCAAGAGAACAACTAGAAGAAATAGCAAAAGTAGACGAAAAAGTACTAGAATTTACTGAAGGCAAGCAAATTGTGAAAGTCATTGCGGTGCCGGGTAAATTAGTAAATATCGTAGTAAAATAA
- a CDS encoding TIGR01212 family radical SAM protein (This family includes YhcC from E. coli K-12, an uncharacterized radical SAM protein.) produces MSEQQFPFPSDGKRYYTWNRYLRDEFGKKVYKVALDAGFDCPNRDGTVAFGGCTFCSAAGSGDFAGDRVDPISVQFEKIKEKMQHKWKDGMTMAYFQAYTNTHAPLHVLKEKFEAALACEGVMGLSIATRPDCLPDDVVEYLAELNERTYLWVELGLQTVHEKTANLINRAHDYATYVEGVEKLRKHNIRVCTHIINGLPLEDYDMMMETAREVAKLDVQGIKIHLLHLLKGTPLVKQYEKGMLEFLEKDQYIQLVADQLEIIPPEMIVHRITGDGPIDLMIGPMWSVNKWEVLNGIDAELERRGSWQGKLYVPSTNQIV; encoded by the coding sequence ATGTCAGAACAACAATTTCCTTTCCCGTCTGATGGGAAACGTTACTATACATGGAATCGCTATTTAAGAGATGAATTTGGTAAAAAGGTTTATAAAGTGGCTTTGGATGCAGGTTTCGATTGCCCAAATCGTGATGGCACTGTCGCTTTTGGCGGGTGTACTTTTTGTAGTGCAGCAGGGAGTGGCGACTTTGCCGGGGACCGCGTAGACCCTATTTCGGTTCAATTTGAAAAAATAAAGGAAAAGATGCAGCATAAATGGAAGGACGGCATGACAATGGCCTATTTCCAAGCATATACAAATACACACGCCCCACTCCATGTCCTAAAAGAAAAATTTGAAGCTGCCCTTGCCTGTGAAGGGGTAATGGGTTTAAGTATTGCCACTCGTCCGGATTGCTTACCCGATGATGTAGTTGAATATCTAGCAGAGTTAAATGAAAGAACATATTTATGGGTTGAGTTAGGCTTGCAAACTGTCCATGAAAAAACAGCAAATCTAATTAACCGTGCCCATGACTATGCGACTTATGTAGAAGGTGTGGAAAAACTGCGCAAGCATAATATTCGCGTTTGTACACATATCATAAACGGATTACCATTAGAAGATTACGATATGATGATGGAGACTGCCAGAGAAGTGGCAAAGCTTGATGTTCAAGGAATTAAAATTCACCTTCTTCACTTATTGAAAGGGACTCCTTTAGTAAAGCAATATGAAAAAGGAATGCTGGAATTTCTTGAGAAGGATCAGTACATCCAATTAGTAGCAGACCAATTAGAAATTATTCCACCGGAAATGATAGTCCACCGTATTACAGGAGACGGACCAATTGATTTAATGATTGGCCCAATGTGGAGCGTCAACAAATGGGAGGTTCTAAACGGAATTGATGCGGAACTAGAACGTCGCGGTAGCTGGCAAGGAAAATTATATGTTCCTTCTACTAATCAAATCGTGTAA
- a CDS encoding MFS transporter, with translation MPKNVWLLVIGAFINITGSSLIWPLNTIYMHDHLGQSLSVAGFVLMMNAGATVLGNLVGGYLFDKLGGYKSIMLGISITIISLIGITFWHGWPHYIYFLIIMGFGSGIVIPAMFALVGSVWPEGGRKGFNAIYLAQNLGVAVGPALAGPIAEISFDYLFISNLALYIIFLLIALITYRHMVPKIEKETSEKTIESHSSRANFYSLLILCSAFLLAWVAYSQWASTLSTHIQQQGIGLKEYSLLWSINGLLIITLQPLISPLIQKYEKQIKSQLVVGMLIMMVSFSIILFADSFKMFAVAMMVLTLGEIFVWPAVPTIANTLAPKGKGGTYQGVVNSIGSIGRMIGPFIGGIIVDAYNMNVLIAVLCGLLIIAIIPCIVYDSPLKKKNS, from the coding sequence ATGCCCAAAAATGTATGGTTACTAGTGATCGGTGCATTTATAAACATTACAGGAAGCTCACTTATATGGCCCTTAAATACTATCTACATGCATGATCATCTAGGACAATCTTTGTCAGTTGCTGGATTTGTTTTAATGATGAATGCAGGTGCTACTGTTTTAGGGAATTTAGTAGGTGGTTATTTGTTTGATAAATTGGGTGGATATAAATCAATCATGCTTGGAATTTCTATTACGATAATTTCATTAATAGGAATTACCTTTTGGCACGGTTGGCCACATTATATTTACTTTTTAATTATTATGGGATTTGGTAGTGGTATCGTAATCCCGGCAATGTTTGCTTTAGTAGGTTCTGTTTGGCCAGAAGGTGGCAGAAAAGGATTTAATGCGATTTACTTAGCGCAAAATCTAGGGGTTGCAGTTGGCCCAGCCTTGGCAGGACCTATTGCTGAAATCAGTTTCGACTATTTATTTATTTCTAATTTAGCTTTATATATTATCTTTTTACTAATTGCTCTCATTACTTATCGTCATATGGTTCCGAAAATCGAAAAAGAAACTAGTGAGAAAACCATTGAAAGTCACTCATCAAGAGCTAATTTTTATTCTTTGCTTATTCTTTGTAGTGCGTTCTTATTGGCTTGGGTAGCCTACTCACAATGGGCTTCAACATTATCGACACATATTCAACAACAAGGGATAGGCTTAAAAGAATACAGTTTGCTGTGGTCAATTAACGGCTTATTAATCATCACGCTTCAACCGTTAATTAGTCCGCTTATTCAAAAGTATGAAAAACAAATAAAAAGTCAATTAGTAGTGGGAATGCTGATCATGATGGTTTCTTTTAGTATCATTCTATTTGCAGACAGCTTTAAAATGTTCGCTGTAGCGATGATGGTTTTAACTTTAGGAGAAATCTTTGTGTGGCCGGCAGTACCTACCATTGCCAACACGCTTGCACCTAAGGGGAAGGGCGGTACTTACCAAGGGGTTGTTAATAGCATTGGTTCCATTGGAAGAATGATTGGCCCATTTATCGGTGGAATCATTGTAGATGCTTATAATATGAATGTCCTAATTGCTGTGTTATGTGGATTATTAATAATCGCCATTATTCCTTGTATTGTTTATGATAGCCCACTTAAAAAGAAAAATAGCTAA
- a CDS encoding sodium:alanine symporter family protein: protein MESLVSSLNDFFWGPWFIYGILIVGIFFSILTRFLQVRHIKEMFVLMFKGEKSEKGISSFQAMSIALSGRVGTGNIAGTATAIGFGGPGAVFWMWAIAFIGAATAYVESTLAQIYKEEKETEYRGGPAFYIEKGMGQKWFAVIFAVAALIAMLVLMPGVQSNAIAGAVENAFGIETWITGLIIAILLGIIIIGGVRWIANAAQIIVPFMAIAYILMAIIIIVMNISEVPNVLGLIFSSAFGAQELFGGLIGSAIAWGVKRGIYSNEAGQGTGAHPAAAAEVSHPAKQGLVQAASVYIDTLLVCSATAFMILFTGMYNVHDEKAAEPVTTFVHVGEFNSGELTGEEQITFAKSIEAGAAYTQHAVESSLPGFGAPFVAIALFFFAFTTIMAYYYIAETNVSYLFSGTYEKIGIWIAKIAILVAAFYGTVKTSSLAWAMGDVGLGLMVWINVIAILIIMKPAIVALKDYEQQKKEGKDPVFNPVKLGIKNATFWEKNNQDK from the coding sequence ATGGAAAGTTTAGTAAGTTCACTAAACGACTTTTTTTGGGGTCCATGGTTTATCTATGGAATCTTGATCGTGGGGATTTTCTTCTCAATACTCACACGATTCCTGCAAGTGCGTCATATTAAAGAAATGTTTGTATTAATGTTTAAAGGTGAAAAATCAGAGAAAGGTATTTCTTCTTTCCAAGCGATGTCTATCGCACTATCTGGTCGAGTTGGGACTGGTAATATTGCTGGTACTGCTACAGCAATTGGATTTGGAGGTCCGGGGGCAGTGTTTTGGATGTGGGCAATTGCCTTCATTGGAGCGGCTACAGCGTATGTAGAATCAACTTTAGCCCAGATCTACAAAGAAGAAAAAGAAACTGAGTATCGTGGTGGTCCTGCCTTTTACATTGAAAAAGGAATGGGACAAAAATGGTTTGCTGTTATTTTTGCAGTTGCCGCTTTAATCGCAATGCTAGTGTTAATGCCTGGTGTACAATCAAATGCTATTGCAGGTGCAGTTGAAAATGCTTTTGGTATTGAAACATGGATTACTGGATTAATTATTGCTATTTTATTAGGTATTATTATTATTGGTGGAGTTAGATGGATTGCGAATGCTGCACAGATTATTGTTCCATTTATGGCGATTGCTTATATTTTAATGGCAATTATCATTATCGTCATGAATATCTCTGAAGTGCCAAATGTACTCGGACTAATTTTCTCAAGTGCTTTCGGAGCTCAAGAATTATTTGGTGGACTAATTGGTTCGGCTATTGCTTGGGGAGTTAAACGTGGGATTTATTCGAACGAAGCTGGTCAAGGAACTGGTGCCCATCCCGCAGCAGCAGCTGAAGTTTCTCATCCTGCAAAACAAGGGCTAGTGCAAGCTGCATCAGTATATATTGATACGTTACTAGTTTGTTCGGCTACAGCATTTATGATTCTATTTACAGGGATGTATAATGTACATGATGAAAAAGCCGCTGAACCTGTAACGACATTTGTTCATGTTGGAGAGTTCAATTCAGGTGAGTTAACAGGTGAAGAACAAATAACATTCGCAAAAAGTATTGAAGCAGGAGCTGCTTATACACAGCATGCAGTTGAGTCTTCATTACCAGGCTTTGGTGCACCGTTTGTTGCGATAGCCCTATTCTTCTTTGCATTTACAACAATTATGGCCTATTACTATATTGCAGAAACAAATGTTTCATATCTTTTCTCAGGAACATATGAAAAAATTGGTATATGGATAGCGAAGATAGCTATCTTAGTCGCTGCATTTTATGGAACAGTCAAAACATCATCACTAGCTTGGGCAATGGGCGATGTTGGATTAGGCTTAATGGTGTGGATTAACGTAATCGCTATCTTGATCATTATGAAGCCTGCAATTGTAGCATTAAAAGACTACGAACAGCAGAAAAAAGAAGGAAAAGACCCGGTGTTCAATCCTGTTAAGTTAGGGATCAAGAATGCAACATTCTGGGAAAAGAATAATCAAGATAAATAA
- a CDS encoding alpha/beta hydrolase produces MWKWEAEGQAKAVVVLLHSAFEHHQWYAWLIEKLRTEGFTIVMGDLPGHGKNSKYAKIHDEDLNEYSEFIKKLMQNALLYQLPVFIMGHGFGATLAVNFLKKNEVECAGLILTSPWLSLRKTTNLITNAMTSLGSLASNKKISLKFDKNMLTRNNDGYQELVDHIPYHSHVTVGWYKDVQSLMKNIISEQENNLTQPILLITAKQDKITDPSVSRKWLFNQKSTEIQYKEWPYSYHNLFHDNEREEVFIYARDFMNNVLRALGYIIK; encoded by the coding sequence ATGTGGAAATGGGAAGCAGAAGGACAAGCTAAAGCAGTTGTTGTTCTTTTACATAGTGCATTTGAACATCATCAATGGTATGCATGGTTAATTGAAAAACTTCGTACAGAAGGATTTACCATCGTTATGGGTGATTTACCCGGTCATGGCAAGAATTCAAAATATGCCAAAATTCATGATGAAGATCTCAATGAATACTCGGAGTTTATTAAGAAATTAATGCAGAATGCGTTATTATATCAGTTGCCTGTTTTTATTATGGGGCATGGTTTTGGAGCAACTTTGGCGGTTAACTTCCTGAAAAAAAATGAAGTAGAATGTGCGGGTTTAATCCTTACATCGCCATGGCTAAGTTTAAGAAAGACAACGAACTTAATTACAAATGCGATGACAAGTTTAGGGTCACTTGCATCAAATAAAAAAATTTCTTTAAAATTTGATAAGAACATGTTAACCCGAAATAATGATGGCTATCAGGAGCTGGTGGATCATATTCCTTACCATTCCCATGTAACTGTTGGATGGTATAAGGATGTTCAGAGCCTTATGAAAAACATTATTTCTGAACAAGAAAATAATTTAACACAGCCGATTTTATTAATAACAGCAAAACAAGATAAAATTACTGATCCATCTGTAAGTCGCAAATGGTTATTTAATCAAAAATCGACAGAAATTCAATATAAAGAGTGGCCATATAGTTATCATAATCTATTTCACGATAATGAAAGAGAAGAGGTCTTTATTTATGCAAGAGATTTTATGAATAACGTGCTAAGAGCACTCGGCTATATAATTAAATAA
- a CDS encoding MFS transporter codes for MKNTYMKATIGLYSNYFLLGMVNIILSSNMASLTEKWDTSSTMISYIIAAIGFGKLLTYSGLGVLSDKIGRKPLLIFSSLFMAVFLISIPLLPNYMLAFIFAILAGVANAAMDAGSYPALVEIFTKSSGSANVLVKAFIATGATILPFIILFLSENELFFGYAFFLLAAFYLLNMMLLLIATFPKVNQVVISESGEQLDLMPKYKTEPKILREGLALIIIGFTSTALFTVAQIWLPSYGQDAVSMTNGQSVKLLSYYSIGSVISVLFLAFILKKRVKPTTILIVYPIITLVIVAIILAFKVPIVVIIASFFLGFSTAGILQLAITLMTEMFWMKKGAVTGLVATASSVASVVMPIVTGMIAKSGAINYIFIFDGFVAVIGILAAIFTYIRYNKLTTNYH; via the coding sequence ATGAAGAATACATATATGAAAGCTACGATTGGTTTGTACAGCAATTACTTCCTATTAGGAATGGTCAATATTATCCTGTCCTCCAACATGGCAAGTTTAACAGAAAAATGGGATACATCAAGCACGATGATTAGCTATATCATTGCAGCAATCGGTTTTGGGAAGCTGCTAACCTACAGTGGTTTAGGGGTTTTATCTGATAAGATAGGAAGAAAACCATTATTAATTTTTTCTAGTTTATTTATGGCAGTTTTTTTGATTAGTATTCCTTTATTACCAAACTATATGTTGGCATTTATTTTTGCGATTTTAGCAGGTGTAGCCAATGCTGCCATGGACGCAGGCTCGTACCCAGCATTAGTGGAGATTTTTACAAAATCATCGGGTTCAGCAAACGTATTGGTAAAAGCGTTTATTGCAACAGGTGCAACAATTCTACCATTTATAATTTTATTTTTATCAGAAAATGAGCTGTTCTTTGGCTATGCCTTCTTTTTACTAGCAGCGTTTTATCTATTGAATATGATGCTTCTTCTCATTGCTACTTTTCCAAAAGTTAACCAGGTAGTTATTTCAGAAAGTGGGGAGCAACTAGATTTAATGCCTAAGTATAAAACGGAACCCAAAATATTAAGAGAAGGATTGGCACTCATAATAATTGGCTTTACATCAACAGCCCTATTTACGGTTGCACAAATTTGGCTGCCGAGTTATGGGCAAGATGCTGTATCAATGACAAATGGCCAGTCTGTCAAGTTGTTAAGCTACTATAGTATTGGTTCTGTTATATCTGTATTATTTTTAGCTTTTATATTAAAAAAACGTGTCAAACCTACTACAATTTTAATTGTCTATCCCATCATAACGTTAGTAATAGTTGCCATTATTTTAGCTTTTAAAGTACCAATCGTTGTAATAATCGCATCCTTCTTTTTAGGATTTTCGACCGCGGGTATTCTGCAACTAGCCATCACTTTAATGACAGAAATGTTCTGGATGAAAAAAGGGGCAGTAACAGGTTTAGTTGCCACTGCATCTAGTGTAGCTTCTGTAGTGATGCCAATTGTTACAGGGATGATTGCGAAAAGTGGAGCAATCAATTACATTTTCATTTTTGACGGATTTGTAGCTGTCATTGGAATATTGGCTGCCATCTTTACTTACATTCGATATAATAAATTAACAACCAATTACCATTGA